ATGTTCCCCCAGAAATAATTAACGATAAAATTATTGTCCAATCGAAAAAAGCTGAAGTGAGAAATGGAGCAGTGCTTTGATTGTGTACATCATTTGTGACGCTCCATGGTACAATTACATGGTGAGATATGTTAATCAAACATGGTTTAATATTACTGAGCCTGAGATATTCCTACATAATGAAGGGAATTATGTGGTTAAATTCCAATCTAAGGCTGATATGATATGAAGTATTTGTCTCCGGACCTTACTCTATCAATAATAAGCCCTTAATCCTAAAATCTTGGTCCCCTGATTTTGATTAATGTCATACCTATATACAGACAACAGATCAAGTAAATAgtgacttcatatatatatatatatatatatatatatatatatatatatatatatatatatatatatatatatataagttgagAACAATCTTTTGATTACAAATAATACACAATTTTATTCAATCCTACtaaataagtttgaaagaaaGTTATCCATAAAACAAAATGGTTTTTTTTAAGGACAAGTTGATTGATAAAAGTCAAAAAGGTGCAATTTTATATAAGTAATATTGTCCAAATACAACtgcacacttttacaaaacatgATCCTCACTGTCTCATCctgttgatctgattcaaagcTGGCTGTAGAATATTGTAAGCAACCCAAAGCAAAGCAGGAGTCACAACAATCAGCAAAAGTTGTCCTCTGTTGTCACTTGTTGCATCTGCAATCATAGCAATTTCACTAGCAGCTGAAGCCTCAGGAGTGTTGAAAAAACCTGATGCTGCTAAACCAGTAAGACCAAGACCAATAATAACTCCTTGATTCCTCATTCTGTTGATTTGGTTCAGGGCTGGTTGAAGAATGTTGTAAAGAACCCATGCTATAGCAGGAATTAAAGGAAGTAAAAGTGCTAAACCCCTGTTGTCTCCCTCTGCTATGTCAGCAATTTGTTGCGCTGCAAAAGCGCTGTCGCATGAGCTCAGGGTTGAGAAAATGGTACCTGCAATTGCTGTTCCAGTGAGGGAACTTGATAAGTTTGAGGTGTTTTCAGATGTTTTGGAAGTCAAGAGACCTTTTGGGAGGTTTTGAAGGGAGAGAAGAGAGATGGGTTTGGGCTTTGAAGAGTTGTTAATAGATGCTTTGGTAAAGCATTTGACATTGAGCATAGCCATGGTTCCTATGGTGGCTGCCATTTCTTTGTTGCTGTTAGGGATTTCTGGCTTTGAACTTACAatttggtttgtttttgtttgctATTATTGAAGTGAGAAATGTGGAATATAGAAAGAAGAAGAGTCAAGTGATAAAAATGAGATGTCCAATAGGAGTGTGGCATTTTAGATTGGTCTCTTATCTAGAGATTGTGATTCGGGCAATATGGACCTCATATTTGACAACACACCGATGGTTTCTTATCACTTCCTGTTCACTTCTTTTCCAGCAACAATAGCTAGAGACTTATTAAATCCTTTTGGAGAAATTATATTTTGGATGAGACTCAACCAACAAAACTTGTTAGTTATTAGACAAGTGGAAAAGTGGGTCCCACATGGCAGAATTAAAAGGAAAATACCTAAGTGCCAGAATAATTGGAGGTGCCTAATACAAGTTTTATTAGTTGAGTCTCACTCAAAATATAATTTCTCATTCTTTTGATAGGGAATGAGGGGATAACTCTATTGTTCTTCATGACATAGTTTTATTAAGTACAATTGTGTCACTTCATATTAAATAATTTTGAACATTCATTCTTAATTAGTTTGAAGAACTATAAACTATCCCTACAAGTAATCTGCTTATCTTCAAAAAAAACTGAGTATCCTGTTATCAGAAAGTTTAGTAAAGTTTAGCTGGTAAAGTTATCATTCTTCACCTCTGTTTTGGATTTGTGacctaagtgggcgtttggacataagaattgtaaaattccaaaatagggggaaaatatttttcaaatgaaaatggtatttgaaatttagagttgtgtttggacatgaatataattttggattgtttttgaagttttgtggatgatttgaaagaaaatttaCAAAATGCATCTtgaagtgaaaattaaaaattttatgaacaaatgttgatttcgaaaaaaagtgaaaatttcttatgtccaaacgggttcTTACGTATCCTGGTGGAATGATAGTACTAAATTCCCTCTCGTGTCCTATTGGTGAGTTCTTTTCAACAATGATTTATAAAGATTTAGTTCATGAATGTTCTTGTTTCTTATTTACATTAGTGCAAAAACTTGGTTTCCTTGACTTTGGTTGGCAGTTTTTAAGGACCAGCCTTTGCATATCTAACTTGCAGTAAAGGTGATGATATGCTTTACACTTGCTCTATTTGGCACCTTTCAGACTTGTTGGTCTAATTTGTGTTACAAGTAGTGTTTGCTTTATTCTACAACTTTAATCAACCTTCAAACGAAAATTCAGGTGCGAATACTAGTGCCATTAATAGACGATGAAGAACTATAGTATGACTTATTATGAATCTGGGATTCTTGCTTTTGCATGTGAGATTCCTGGAAGCTTCTCCATCTGTCTTCGGCTGTACAATTTTACATCGGCTAGGAACATTAATTGATGTGCACAAACATATGATAAATAACTTGTTTAAATTAAAACCTTCAATATTTTGGGATTGATATGCGAAATGGGAAAAAAAATTCATAAGCTGATTAGTATGAAACGCTTTGCAATATTTAGTAGGGCATTCTGCATTTATTGTGTTCCTTTGGATTTTTATAGATACTATACTATCACATTATGATATTGAATTTGCAGTAAAAACTGATTAAATTACGACATCCTGGTTTAAATGGAAAAACAAAATATGTAATCACAGGCTCTCAAGCTGCTGTTAGTATACCAGTTCTGTTTTATCTTATTATCTTGAGGTGCATTCAGCTTTGGCCAATTATGCTTAAAATATGTAAGAAGCTTATGTAAATTTGTCGAGATTGGGAGCAATTAGCTGTTTTAGACGTGGATAATTAAATTTCCGAGTCATGTATTCATTGTCTTGTTGCTGACCCCTTGCAATGCTACAGCGAGCAGAATATTAtttgttgtttctccaaattaTCATATTCTAAAGGCAGTAAGAAAGGGCTGTAGATACACATATAAACGGGCACATGCAACTTAAATTTATTGGTATTTGGTAGATTGCTCCTCCACTGGTGTAACATGAGGTGTCAGCTAACCACACTTACTAAATACaaggaatttcagttattttgtaCTTAAATGtgaaaaaaatgggaaaaataatGTACTCAACCAATGAAAAGCGAGCAAATACTTTGGTATGGAAAATTGAAAAAGAGCAAGCTTAAACTCTCAAATTCTGAAACTGAAATTAAACCCCTACCAGGCTACCACATAAATTTTGGTTTTTGGATTGGAACTCGATGTGGTacccatttttcatcattttaaaaTGGTCGCATTAACTCTTGGAAAAATTATTATTGGTATGGCAGAAAcatttttctcaaaattatttttggagGAATgacttatttttcaaaattattccTAAAACgtctttattgatatttggttgTGGGGTAGAAAATATTTATTAGAAATTGATAATTATGTTAAAGAAATAGATAGTGTTTTGATGAACAATTTTTAGTATTACATGTTGATAATAATATTTAAGTGTAAGTTGGAGTAACAATATGAAGTCAAGATATTGTGATTGTCGTGAACAAAATTGAAAAGTAAAGAAtgtcatttttcttcatttggtaaaatatatttttaaagaaaatattatctatgtataaaattaaaaatatttggtCAACACCAAATAGAGAGCATTTCTTCATCTTATAGGATAGTGCGCCAAAGTGAAAggaaaaaagacaaaagaaagaaaagttacTCTATCTAATTAGGACCTTTGCTTTTGGAGCTAATAGTAGAGGACCATAATGCGAAAAAAAGGTTACTGCGTGATGGGGCCATAAGTTAGGTGCGGATaagtttttatattatatttatacttgtatttatattaaactaataaatatatatcattgtttggggataaacttttcttctttttttttttgtatttattttttaaaaagttcattattaacgaataattattttttatccatTTTGCCACTATTAATTGAGACTCTAATTTCATTGATTTAATCAGCCATTCTAACATCTGCAATTTATCATTGTTACATAAACCAAACAAGAGAAATGAAGTAAATATAAAGATATTAA
This DNA window, taken from Nicotiana tabacum cultivar K326 chromosome 4, ASM71507v2, whole genome shotgun sequence, encodes the following:
- the LOC107817200 gene encoding photosystem II reaction center proteins PsbY, chloroplastic — protein: MAATIGTMAMLNVKCFTKASINNSSKPKPISLLSLQNLPKGLLTSKTSENTSNLSSSLTGTAIAGTIFSTLSSCDSAFAAQQIADIAEGDNRGLALLLPLIPAIAWVLYNILQPALNQINRMRNQGVIIGLGLTGLAASGFFNTPEASAASEIAMIADATSDNRGQLLLIVVTPALLWVAYNILQPALNQINRMRQ